GCGCAGCGCGGCGACCTCAAACATTCGATCAAACGTGCTCTCCAAGATCAAAGCCTTGGCACCATTGCGGCTAGCAACCGCGACGGCGCATCCGCCGCCCAATGACCGACCGTAAAGGACTAAGTCCGTCTGCTTCAAATCGTATCGCTTGCACAGGTAGTCGCTTGCCGCCACGCAGTCCTCGATCACGCCCCGTTCGTTTGGCGTGTTATCGTCTTCAAACCCACGGTACTCGGCCGCCATGACGGTTGCGTCGCATTGTTGGGACAGTTCGATCAGCCATCCGTCGAGCCACTTCGCCTTACTCTCATTGCCGTGAAAGAACAGGATCGTATAGCGGCTGCCTGGACGCTCGAGCAATCGACCGGATAACTGGATATCACCGGGCGAATTGTAGGTGACCGTTTCGACCGGCGAAGAAGCCTCGGCGACCGGTTTGCCGTCGTCCTTCATGTAGGCACCCGGATAGACCAGCCGGTCTTCCATCAAAACGAGGACGACTAAAATTGCCGCGTAGCCAATCCCGATGATTTGAAGCAGAGCGATCACGGCACGCGCGGCCGGCGACCGATACTTCACACGTTTCTTGCGATTGGGGTTGGGCTGGCTCGGTTGATGCGTGGCTGGGCGTTCTCGGCGTGGCGTTGCTGAGGTTACGGTTTTTTTGGGTGCGCTTGGATTCTGGGCCGATGCGATGTTTTCGTTCCGGTCGTCAGATTTCGCCATGGTCGGTTTGTCGGGTTAAGGGCAGTCGCCGATCATCAGTGTTAAAAAACCGACAATTCGAGCCTTCGGTCCAATCGTATCCGATCGAGCCCCGGTTTGGCCCTGGCCTTCACGACACGAAGGTCCTGCGGGCCAATTGTGTGCTAGGTTTTTATAGTCCGTTGTCCGGTTGTAGCGACTTCGAAGAACTTTCATGTTGCGACTCGATTCCACCACCGACCCCATTCACGATGCCGAGAAGCTTCGCAAGTGGCGATATGGTCGCATTGTCATGCGCGGCGGAGCTTTTGTCGAAGTCCAACGCCGTTTGACGTGCGGCAGCGTTTCCATGGCCCAGGTTTGGTGGCAAGCCAAATATGGCCGCAACGACGATGACGTCTGCTGGATCGACTATCACCAACCGCTCGGCATGCGGTCTTTTTTGACGCTCGACTATATTCGAGCCGGAACGTTGGCCGGATACAAATCGTTTATCGGCGCCTGTAACGTGCTTGACGAAGTCGCACGGATTCGCGGCGCCAACGCGATTGTTGCGCACGTTTCCAACGGAAACATCAGTGACCGATTGTTGACGCGATTGGGGTGGGAGCGGCACCTGTTGAGTTGGAAGGGTCGCCACTGGATCCGACGTTTCTATGACGGATATCCACCATCGACGTTGCATCGTTACGCAAACGTCTAGTTCGAATCACAGGGCGATCCGCCCTATGCGATGCGAACTTCGATTTTTCCGCCCTGTTCGCGGACATCAAATGTTTTCATCAGCGGCTGCCGGTTGATCGTTTGAATCCCGGTTGCCAATTCGTATTGCCATCCATGCCACGGGCAGGTCACGCAACCGCCTTCGACCTTTCCCTGAGCGATCGGGCCGCCTTGATGGGCACACATGCCGTCCATCGCGAAAAGTTCGCCGTTGTTGCGAAATACGGCCAAGATCAGGTCGCCAACGACGACTTCGATCGCTTGTCCTTCATCGATCGCGTCGGCGTCCGCGATTGGGGTCCAAGGGTTGTTTGTCATTTGATTTGAAAGGGTTTTTGCGGGCTGTTATCCGTTCGGATCGACAAGGGTACAATCCGTGTCTGATCGATCAAGTTTGTCTATCACCTAAGGAGTATGGCCGTGGCCATGGATCACTATCAACCGGACCCGACGTATTTCACGAAAGCGCGAGGCACGTCTGTGTCGTTGGCTTGCGTGGCGATTTGTTTTTTAACCGCACAAGTCATGCGGGCTGACGAGCCCATCACCGCGACTGACGAAAAACCAGCAAAAGTTCAAACCCAGGAAGCCCCCATGGATGGCGTTGCGAGTAAGAGAATGCCCGGCGTCGAAAAAATTACCGAGATCGAAGGGATCTCGGAATATCGACTCGACAATGGAACGCGGATTTTGTTGTTCCCGGACGAGAGTAAAGAAGTTGTGACCGTGAACATGACGATTTTCGTCGGTTCGCGTCACGAAGGGTACGGCGAAGCCGGCATGGCCCACCTATTGGAACACATGCTGTTCAAGGGCACTCCGATGCATCCCGATATTCCAAAGGTTTTGAAGGAACGCGGTGCTGGGAACTCGATGAATGGCACCACTTGGATGGACCGCACCAACTACTACGAAACGCTGCCCGCCACGGGTGATAATCTTGAGTTCGCGATCCGCTTGGAAGCCGATCGATTGGTCAACAGTTTCATCAAGGGTGAAGACCTCGAGAAGGAAATGACCGTCGTCCGCAACGAATTCGAGAGCGGCGAGAATTCGCCGATCCGAGTCCTGATGCAGCGGATGCAATCGGCGGCATATGATTGGCACAACTACGGTCGATCGACGATCGGCAATCGCAGCGACATCGAACGCGTGCCAGTCGTCAATTTGCGGCGTTTTTACCGCAAATTTTATCGCCCGGACAATGTGATGGTCACCCTCGCGGGCAAATTTGATCCAGACGAGGCCTTGAAATACGTCGATCAGTATTTCGGTGCGCTCAAGAAACCCGATACGCCGATCGATGCCACCTACACGACCGAACCGGCTCAGGATGGCGAACGAACGGTGTTGTTGCGCCGCGTCGGCGAGATCCAATTGGCTGGCGCCGCCTATCACATTCCGGCCAGCAGCCACCCCGACTTTGCCGCCGCAAAAGCGTTGGTTTATGTCTTTGGCGACGAACCGAGTGGGCGTTTGTACAAGAACATGGTCGAAACAGAAATCGCGTCCAACGTCTACGCGTTGGCATACGCGTTCACGGAACCAGGCCTTTTCATGACATTGGCAGAGGTCCCTGTCGAAAAATCGGTGGAGGCTGCTCGATCGACCTTGATCGAGCTCATGGAAGAATCGCTGAAGAAAGACCCCATTACCCAACAAGAACTGGACCGCGCGGTTCAACAAATTTTGAAGCAACGTGAGTTGGCGGCGGGTGACTCGGATAAGGTCGCAATCGCGCTGAGCGATTGGGCTGCGCAGGGCGATTGGCGACTGTATTTCATGTTCCGTGACATGGTCGAATCGTTGACGTTGGAACAAGTCCAAGCCGTTGCCGAAAAGTACTTCGTTCGCAACAACCGCACGGTGGGATTGTTCATTCCCAGCGAAACATCTGAGCGAATCGAGATCCCGGAAGCTCCCGACTTGAAGACGGTCTTGAACGACTACAAGGGACGCGAAGCGATGGCGGCCGGAGAACAGTTTGATCCGTCGCCCGAAGCCATCGAAGCACGTACCGAACGCGGCAACCTGATCAGCGGCATTCAATACGCGATTTTGCCTAAGAAAACACGCGGAGCAACCGTATCGTTGATGCTGACGCTTCGGTTTGGTACTGGCGAAACGTTGAAAGATCGTCTCGGTGCTGTCGAGTTGCTTGGATTGGTAATGAACCGCGGTACCCAAAACCTGGACTACACCGCGCTGCAGGATGAATTGACGCGTTTGCGAGCCGAATTGTCGATGAATACGACCGTCGGTTTGATGCAAATGACGGTCAAGACGAAACGAGAATCGTTGCCCGAAGTGATCGGGCTGATTGGTGATATCGTTCGTCGTCCACGGCTAGACGGTGACGAATTGGATGTGTTGAAACGCCAAATCGTGGCGAGTTTGCAAAAGAGCACGACCGAACCGCAAGCTCTTGCGCCGCGAAGTGTCCAGAAGTCGTTGTCGCCATATGGCCCCGATGACATCCGGTACGTGATGTCGGTCGAGGAAGAGATCGCGATGTATAACGCTGTCACGATTGAAGAACTGAAGGATCTGCATGCCAAGTTCTTCAGCAATCAGGCCGGCGAACTGTCCGTCGTGGGCGACTTCGATGCTGATGAAGTCAAATCGCTTTTCAAAGCTGAACTGGCAGATTGGGCGACCGACATGGCTTACGAACGTGTGGATCGTGATCCACACACCGACATTCCCGGTTCGACCGATTTGATCGAAACGCCCGACAAAGCGAATGCATTTTACTACAGCAGCCAGCAATACCAGTTGCATGACGACGATCCCGAGTATGCCGCACTGGTGCTGGGGAATTTCATCCTTGGTGGCGGATCTCTGAGCAGTCGGCTCGGCGATCGCGTACGGCAACAAGAAGGTTTGTCGTATGGCATTCGGAGCGGGTTGAGTGCGCGAACGAAAGACGATCGAGTTGACTTTACCCTGTACGCGATCACAAATCCGCAAAACAAGGATCGACTCTCCAAAGTCATTCGCGAAGAGATCGACCGAATCCGGACGGACGGCGTCACGGCTGATGAGCTCGAAAAAGCCAAAGTTTCGTACTTGCAGGCTGCTCGAGTTAGACGCGTTGCCGATGCGTCGTTGGCGGGCGAACTGTTAAGCACGATGTTCAACGACCGTACGATGGCATACTACGCCAAGCACGATCAACAGATCAGTGATGCAACGGTTGACAGCGTTAACGCGGCGATTCAAAAGTACATCAACCCGGACAGGTTGGTGATCGCAATCGCTGGTGACTTTGCCGCTGTAAAGGAATAGCTTCCGGCGGACGCAATCCGTTGGCGTGTGCATAAAAAAAGGCTGGACTCTCTTTGGAAGGAGTCCAGCCTTTTGCGTTGATTGAGATCCGTTCGGCTGCGGTCTGTGAAGAGTGTAGATTAGAACTCGAACTCTTCTTCGCCCGCGGGCTTTGCTTCGGCCGCGGCAGCCGGCGCCGCGGCGCCAGGTACTGCAGCGGGCGCTGCGTCGGCGTCACCCATCGGTTGGGCTGCACCGGGTGCTGCACCGGGTGCTGCACCGGCTACCTTGTCGTCGGCTCCAAAGATGGCTTCCTCATCGACGGGGTCTCCTGCGATCAAACGCAGGGCTTCGGCCTGGACTTCGAGTCCTTCGATATACTTCGTGCGATCGTCCAGCATTTCATCGTTCAAGCCGTCAACGACCTCTTGCATCGACGTGACCCACGCTTCGATGACAGCCTTCTGATTCGCGTCAGCAGATGACAACAAACCGCCGACGTTGCGAGTTGGCAAGCCTGCGACACCTTGACCGGTCACGCCTTGGTGGAGTTGTTGCAGCATAAAATTGAGCTTACGACGTGATGCCAAAACTTCGGGAGGCTGAGGCTTTGCTTTGGGGAGCATCGTGCCCATTCCCATTCCCATTCCCATCATGTCCATTCCCATCATGTCCATGTCGTCGTATCCCATTTCCATATCCATTCCCATCTCAGGGCCGCCGTAGCTCTCCATTCCCATATCCATATCTTCCATTCCGTAATCGCCGCCTCCCATGCCGCGCATTCCGGGACGGATCGTCGTCTTGACGGCTTTGTTGACAAGGTCGCCTGGTTTTCGCGGCTGCTTGGTAGCTTGTGGCAAACGCTCGAGAGCTTCCAGCCGTTCGACTTCGTCTTTGAAAGATTCCCTGATCCGACGCGCCCAGCTGGCCAGCACTTTCTCGTGGTTGACGGCGGCGCCTTTCATCGACGGCCCGATTTCGCCGATTCGTGCAACCGAGTGCATCGCGATCATGTCCGATGACTTCTCGGCCGTACTGATGCTGATCAGTTTGGTTCCAAGCGTCGCATCATTGGCCGCACGAAACGTGCTGAGAATATCAACGGCATATCGCTGAAGAAACGCATGAACATCGTCGGTGCGGAACATTGGTGGTTCGCCGTCAAGCAGCGTCGTCATCTCGCCCGCGATCTTGCCACGCACGTCTGGCGGAATGGCGGGAAAGCCGAGCGTGACCTGGCGATGGATACCCTGCAACGCCGCTGCCCGCACGCCGTCTGGATTCTTCTCGTTCGAATAAATTGACATGAACACCGGCAGCGCGGCCAAGTAGGGAACCGGCGGCGTCTTGGTTGCACTTTCGGCTTGTTTCTGATCCAACCGTGACATCAGAAGAATTGCACTGATTCGGCCCGCCGGTAGGTAGTTTCCCTCGGCAACTCTCTTCAAGCCGTTGAATGCATCAACTGTGATCTTCTGGCTGATCTCAGCCCGGTTCGATCGTGCCGCTCGCGCAATGTACCCCGAAACATCGGAAACGATCTTCGGCATCTCTTTGACCGAGTCGGGAGCCGTCAGCATCGCCGGAACGTAAAGCGTGTAGTACGCCGTCACCATACGGGGGTTGCCGCTGCCGTTGGACGCGTAAGATTTCGCGGCGGACTCGACCTGTTTGATGACCGGTTCGGTCAAAGCCTGGTGCATCGCAATGGTGTCGTACTTTTCGCCAGCTTGTGCGAAAACGCGCGACGAACACAGCGCCGCCACAACAAAAACCACGGATGTCATCAGCACCCAGTTCAGCCGATCATGGGCGTGTTCATCGGATCGGACTGCGGCTGAAGGACCAACGTGGGAATTCGAGGTCGTTCGAGGACTCATGGGCATTCCACCATGGAGAAAGGGGTGTGAGTACAAGCGCTGGCATCATTGGCCGGCAGAGAAGAGACTTTTTCACAACCTAAGTATCCTCGAACGGGGCCCTTGCCGTCAATGAAATTCAGGGGTTCAACCCGGTAACCACGGTAAAAAAGACACTCTGGCGCGTTCCGGGGACACATGACGGCCCGGTCGTGGCCGTGTCGCAGTTGCATCACAGCGGCGATGGTCGCCGGGTAAGCCCTACAATCGATTCCCCGTCCCGTCGTCCTTTTCGTGCCCAGCGGGCCAAATGGACTTTCAAGCGTTCCGACGTTTTTGATAGTTCCCAACATCATGGAATGTTCATCTCGCACCACCGCCGGGGATCCCCGGTCGTCGACGTCGTTTTTTGCCGGGTTGGATGCCGTTCGCGCCGGGGCCGCCCTTGCCGTGGTCGCGTTGCATGCGGGAACTCCGTACTTAAAGCACTCGATGCCGGGTTTGACGTGGTCGATGCGAGACGCGTCGAGCCCCGTGGTCGACTTTGTTTTTTGGTCGATCGAGCTGATGATCATGCCAATTTTCTTGGTCGTCGCCGGTTTTTTCGCATTTCAATCACTCAAGCGAGGCACGCCGAAATCGTTGGTTTCTTCGCGAGCCCGGCGGTTGCTGGTACCTCTCGCCTTTGGCGTGTGCTTCATTCTTCCGCTCAGCCTCTACAGCTGGGTTCTCGGCTGGGTCATTGAAGGCTGGGTGGCACCGGTGAAGCTGCGAAGCTTGAAATTTGACGGGGTGATCGACCGCGATTTATGGGGTCTGGGCCATCTTTGGTTCCTTCAATACTTGTTCACGTACATGATCGTTTTGGGTGTCGGCGCCGTTGGGTTGGATCGAACGAGCGCCTGGCGAAGCCGACTTGCCGTTTCGGATGCCGCGAAACGAATCGCTGCGATTCCACGTCGGTGTTTCCTTGTCGCCGCATGGATCACTGTTGCGGCGACGGTTCTGTGGTTTCGGCCAAACGTTGTGTGGGGATTTCAGCACGCATTTTTTCCCGTACCGAGCAAATGGCTGTACCACGGACTGTTCTTTGCCGTCGGAGTCGCACTGGCGAGAGTTGATCCGAAATTTGCGTGGCTGAAGTCGGTCACACCGCGACTGGCGGCTCCGGCCGCTTTATTGGCGGCAATGACAGTGCTAATGGGGCAATGGCACCTTGCCGGTACGAATACCGAATTTGCCGCGGCGCCCCTGTCCGTTGCTAGCGGACTTGCCGATCTGACATTGGCGGTCATGACGGCCTCCGCCGCCTTGGCATCGACGCTCGCTGTCATCGGCCTAGCGGTCACTTATCTACGCCGAAACATGGTCGCAGTCCAGTACTTAGCGGCGGCGTCTTTCTGGGTGTATTTAGTACACCATCCGATCCTGAGCATCGTTCACATCGATCTAAAATGGCTAACCCCTGGGCTCGCGCCGGCGGTAAAAGCGTCGATCGCATGCGCTGTTGCCATCGGGTTGAGTCTTGCGACTTTCGAGGTTTTCGCCCGGAAAACTCGCCTGGGCCGACTACTCGGATTCGATTGGACGTTTCCCAGCAACGAAGTTTCTGATTCAAAGCAAAGCAATGACCGCGATACCAACAGCGATTTTGAACGCGAAGTGATCTCAATCGAGTTCACAGGCCGGTCGGAACCACCGGGTCCGTCTGAAATCCCTTCAAGTGACGGTATTTCCACTCGCCGAGCGGCCTAGCGCGTCGTCAAAGCTTGGCTTCCGCTCCGAAAACATCGTGATACTGGCATCCGCTTCGGTTGCTGATCCCCTCGTGAACGAACGGTCGTTGCGGTAAGTTGATCGATCAAAGTTTGTCGAGTTGGTTTGGCGAGGAAGTTGATGGCGAAGGGTCTGTTCACGCAAGGAATGTGCATCCTGCTGCGCAATCCCATCGCGATTGCCAGCTTGGAAGAAAGGCTGAAAGACTTCCAGCTTGTCGGTCGTCACGATTCGATCGAGGACGACCACGCACCGCGAACCTTGGTCTATGACTACCGCGCCGACGTCGGCGGGCATCTGTTGGTCACGCCATCAGACACCGTTTGGCCCGACGACATGGGCGATCCCGATGAGTCGCCCGAACGGTTTGTGGCTTGGTCGCTGGGCCAATTTGGGCCGCTTGCTTTTCCAGGTTGCCTGCGTCGGTCGACCGAGCAGTCTTGGCAGTGGGAAGACGGCGAATCAATCGTCAAAGAACACACCGCGCACATTCGATTGCTGATCAGCTATGTCCTTGGGGCCGAGGATCCCGTGGACGACGACGACGATATGCCGTTGATCCCAGATGACTATGATCCGCTGGACGAATTGTCGTTCATCACACGCGCCGTCACGACGCTGCTGGAGGATGAAGATGCGATCTGTTACTTCAACCCGGGTGGTGAAGTCCTGCTGGACGAAAATGGTCTACGACGCGGCCTCAATCACGCTTGGAACCAGGAGGTTCCGCCTCTGGAAATGTGGACCAACGTGCGTTTGTTCCATGCCACCGAACAATGGTCGTTGATGGACACGGTCGGCAATGCACAGTTCGATCTGCCCGATCTGGAAGCTGTTTACGATGCCGAAAAATTCGAAGCCGGTGATGTGGAAACTTTTCTGCGCAGTGCTTCGTTGTACATGATGCGGGCGGACGACGGCGTCGAGGACGGCGATACTGCCGACGGTCCCGGCGAAATCAGTTGGAAGGCGATGGAGTGCTTTGATGCACTTTCGGATCCACCACGCGAAACGATCCGCTGGCTTCCCCAAGACGGCTCGACGCCGCCCGACGAGTTGCTCGAACGGGGTGAGGAACCCGACTACGACTACGACGATGATGTCGACGAAGATTTGTACTTGGACGACGACGGCGACGACGACGGTTTGGATACCAACATCGAGTTTTAACCGCTTCCATTTTGAACGGCCGTCTCAAAACAAGCTGGACGAATCCGCTTGTACCATCGCGTTCATCATTTCATTCGTCATGCGGATCTCTTTACCTTCCTGCACAACAGTGTTGACGATGGTCCGCTCGGTGTCGCTAATCGGAAACGGTGGTGCGTCGGCGCCGACAGTTTGAATCACGGGCGTTGCGTACGAACTGTCGTGACGTCGAACGACCGTTGCGATGGAACCGTCATCAAGCTCAACGCGACTGCTGATCGGGTAAAGCGTCAACTGATTTAGGAATGCGCGCATGACCGTGGAATCAAACACTCCTCGACCACACTGTCGAAGCAGGAATACCATTGCATCGTGTTGCGAGAAGCTGAGCCGCCCTGGCCCCGGTCCAGTCAATGACAAAAAGGCGTCGACGACGCTAAGTAGCTTCGCAATCGGATGAATGATGGTGCCTCGGATGCCGCGCGGATAGCCCGTTCCATCCGCTCGCTCGTGCACTTGATGAGCGATCAATCGCGTTTCGTCGGAAATGACGGTCATGTTTGCCATCAAATCAACGGTCACGGTCGGATGTCGGCGGTACTGCCACACCTCGTCGGCGTTCATCACTGAGGACGGGTCGCGAAATTTTGCCGGGAATCGGTAGAGGCCAAAATCGTGGACAAGTCCCGACGTTCCCGCCTGGACCACTTCGTTTTCTGTCATCCCCAACTCGATAGCAGTCCCAATCGCCAAGACCGACATTCGAACGCAACGGTCCGCCAGTGGGTCGGGCGACTGTGCTTCACCCGATGTCACGATCGCAAGCGCCGAGTCTTCTTCGGCCAACGCCATCAGCGTGGTCGGGATTTTGCGCAGCGACTTCAATTCGCATATGCTGGCCCAATCGATCTGCGAACCCACAACTGAAACGAAATTGATCGCTGAGCTGACTTTCGATCGCATCATCGCCGCAAGC
Above is a window of Rubripirellula tenax DNA encoding:
- a CDS encoding alpha/beta hydrolase; this encodes MAKSDDRNENIASAQNPSAPKKTVTSATPRRERPATHQPSQPNPNRKKRVKYRSPAARAVIALLQIIGIGYAAILVVLVLMEDRLVYPGAYMKDDGKPVAEASSPVETVTYNSPGDIQLSGRLLERPGSRYTILFFHGNESKAKWLDGWLIELSQQCDATVMAAEYRGFEDDNTPNERGVIEDCVAASDYLCKRYDLKQTDLVLYGRSLGGGCAVAVASRNGAKALILESTFDRMFEVAALRYPFVPVRFLMRNRYDSVAKLTVYKGPLIQVHSTDDQVIPFVRGKTLYDSARSDPKHFVEVSGVNHIESMPISVIEEIAAKLNEFTVE
- a CDS encoding Rieske (2Fe-2S) protein, which translates into the protein MTNNPWTPIADADAIDEGQAIEVVVGDLILAVFRNNGELFAMDGMCAHQGGPIAQGKVEGGCVTCPWHGWQYELATGIQTINRQPLMKTFDVREQGGKIEVRIA
- a CDS encoding M16 family metallopeptidase — translated: MDHYQPDPTYFTKARGTSVSLACVAICFLTAQVMRADEPITATDEKPAKVQTQEAPMDGVASKRMPGVEKITEIEGISEYRLDNGTRILLFPDESKEVVTVNMTIFVGSRHEGYGEAGMAHLLEHMLFKGTPMHPDIPKVLKERGAGNSMNGTTWMDRTNYYETLPATGDNLEFAIRLEADRLVNSFIKGEDLEKEMTVVRNEFESGENSPIRVLMQRMQSAAYDWHNYGRSTIGNRSDIERVPVVNLRRFYRKFYRPDNVMVTLAGKFDPDEALKYVDQYFGALKKPDTPIDATYTTEPAQDGERTVLLRRVGEIQLAGAAYHIPASSHPDFAAAKALVYVFGDEPSGRLYKNMVETEIASNVYALAYAFTEPGLFMTLAEVPVEKSVEAARSTLIELMEESLKKDPITQQELDRAVQQILKQRELAAGDSDKVAIALSDWAAQGDWRLYFMFRDMVESLTLEQVQAVAEKYFVRNNRTVGLFIPSETSERIEIPEAPDLKTVLNDYKGREAMAAGEQFDPSPEAIEARTERGNLISGIQYAILPKKTRGATVSLMLTLRFGTGETLKDRLGAVELLGLVMNRGTQNLDYTALQDELTRLRAELSMNTTVGLMQMTVKTKRESLPEVIGLIGDIVRRPRLDGDELDVLKRQIVASLQKSTTEPQALAPRSVQKSLSPYGPDDIRYVMSVEEEIAMYNAVTIEELKDLHAKFFSNQAGELSVVGDFDADEVKSLFKAELADWATDMAYERVDRDPHTDIPGSTDLIETPDKANAFYYSSQQYQLHDDDPEYAALVLGNFILGGGSLSSRLGDRVRQQEGLSYGIRSGLSARTKDDRVDFTLYAITNPQNKDRLSKVIREEIDRIRTDGVTADELEKAKVSYLQAARVRRVADASLAGELLSTMFNDRTMAYYAKHDQQISDATVDSVNAAIQKYINPDRLVIAIAGDFAAVKE
- a CDS encoding acyltransferase family protein, with protein sequence MECSSRTTAGDPRSSTSFFAGLDAVRAGAALAVVALHAGTPYLKHSMPGLTWSMRDASSPVVDFVFWSIELMIMPIFLVVAGFFAFQSLKRGTPKSLVSSRARRLLVPLAFGVCFILPLSLYSWVLGWVIEGWVAPVKLRSLKFDGVIDRDLWGLGHLWFLQYLFTYMIVLGVGAVGLDRTSAWRSRLAVSDAAKRIAAIPRRCFLVAAWITVAATVLWFRPNVVWGFQHAFFPVPSKWLYHGLFFAVGVALARVDPKFAWLKSVTPRLAAPAALLAAMTVLMGQWHLAGTNTEFAAAPLSVASGLADLTLAVMTASAALASTLAVIGLAVTYLRRNMVAVQYLAAASFWVYLVHHPILSIVHIDLKWLTPGLAPAVKASIACAVAIGLSLATFEVFARKTRLGRLLGFDWTFPSNEVSDSKQSNDRDTNSDFEREVISIEFTGRSEPPGPSEIPSSDGISTRRAA
- a CDS encoding DUF4261 domain-containing protein — protein: MAKGLFTQGMCILLRNPIAIASLEERLKDFQLVGRHDSIEDDHAPRTLVYDYRADVGGHLLVTPSDTVWPDDMGDPDESPERFVAWSLGQFGPLAFPGCLRRSTEQSWQWEDGESIVKEHTAHIRLLISYVLGAEDPVDDDDDMPLIPDDYDPLDELSFITRAVTTLLEDEDAICYFNPGGEVLLDENGLRRGLNHAWNQEVPPLEMWTNVRLFHATEQWSLMDTVGNAQFDLPDLEAVYDAEKFEAGDVETFLRSASLYMMRADDGVEDGDTADGPGEISWKAMECFDALSDPPRETIRWLPQDGSTPPDELLERGEEPDYDYDDDVDEDLYLDDDGDDDGLDTNIEF
- a CDS encoding HD-GYP domain-containing protein — translated: MRRGKRTMQDQGTVRVSLDEISLGATCRFDISDELGILLLGNGRPLTATVRDQILERGVSFLEVHPDDAKSLRGEMPKGGAPPVVSKKSVVDKSVKSRVVDRASEAYSPKLAAMMRSKVSSAINFVSVVGSQIDWASICELKSLRKIPTTLMALAEEDSALAIVTSGEAQSPDPLADRCVRMSVLAIGTAIELGMTENEVVQAGTSGLVHDFGLYRFPAKFRDPSSVMNADEVWQYRRHPTVTVDLMANMTVISDETRLIAHQVHERADGTGYPRGIRGTIIHPIAKLLSVVDAFLSLTGPGPGRLSFSQHDAMVFLLRQCGRGVFDSTVMRAFLNQLTLYPISSRVELDDGSIATVVRRHDSSYATPVIQTVGADAPPFPISDTERTIVNTVVQEGKEIRMTNEMMNAMVQADSSSLF